A genome region from Phaenicophaeus curvirostris isolate KB17595 chromosome 10, BPBGC_Pcur_1.0, whole genome shotgun sequence includes the following:
- the AADAC gene encoding arylacetamide deacetylase, producing the protein MGSKLLCLFLASALLAYYIYVPLPEDISEPWKVMLISANMRTFGHLAGAAEQLGLMHYMDAFNLFACMDCVAPTSDENVTVTDTEFNGVAVRLYLPKKVSDGLRRAVIFFHGGGWCIGDAALRSYDLLSRWTSDRLNAVVVSVNYRLAPKYRFPVQFEDVYSVTKFFLQSSVLSKYRVDPDRVCVAGDSAGGNLAAAVAQQLLQDSEVKTKLKAQALIYPVLQTLDLNLPSYQDNANKPVLLKSFMVRFLSEYFTSDPSLVEAIASNKHVPVEASHLFQFVNWSNLLPEELKKDHVYTTPTYGSSELAQKYPGFLDVRAAPLLASDAQLRELPLTYILTCEHDVLRDDGFMYAARLRAAGVPVTHDHAKDTFHGAMSFISSPFNLAVGHRLLNRYIEWLNENL; encoded by the exons ATGGGATCCAAGTTACTCTGCCTCTTCCTCGCCTCTGCCCTCCTTGCTTACTACATCTACGTCCCCCTGCCTGAGGACATTTCGGAGCCCTGGAAAGTGATGCTCATCTCGGCGAACATGAGGACCTTTGGGCACCTG GCTGGGGCTGCTGAACAACTGGGTCTGATGCACTATATGGACGCTTTCAATCTGTTTGCCTGTATGGATTGTGTTGCACCTACGTCCGATGAAAACGTCACTGTGACAGACACAGAGTTCAACGGTGTTGCTGTCCGACTGTACCTGCCCAAAAAGGTGTctgatgggctgagaagggccgTGATCTTCTTTCACGGTGGAGGATGGTGCATAGGAGATGCAG CCTTGAGATCCTACGACCTTCTGTCAAGGTGGACTTCAGACAGGTTAAATGCTGTCGTGGTGTCAGTCAA TTACAGGTTGGCACCTAAATACCGTTTTCCTGTTCAGTTTGAAGATGTGTATTCAGTAACGAAGTTCTTCCTCCAGAGCAGCGTCCTCTCCAAGTACAGGGTGGACCCAGATCGAGTCTGTGTTGCAGGAGACAGTGCAGGAGGCAACTtagctgcagctgtggcacaacag ctgttaCAGGACTCAGAAGTCAAAACTAAGCTCAAAGCCCAAGCTTTGATTTACCCTGTTCTTCAAACACTTGACCTGAATTTGCCATCTTACCAAGACAACGCAAACAAGCCCGTTTTGCTTAAGTCGTTTATGGTCAGGTTTTTGAGTGAATATTTCACTTCGGATCCATCCCTCGTGGAAGCGATAGCCTCCAACAAGCATGTCCCAGTTGAAGCAAGCCACTTATTTCAGTTTGTAAACTGGAGCAATTTGCTGCCTGAAGAGCTGAAGAAAGATCACGTTTACACCACTCCTACCTACGGGAGCTCCGAGCTTGCACAGAAGTACCCGGGGTTTCTGGATGTGAGGGCAGCCCCACTGCTGGCGAGCGATGCCCAGCTACGGGAGCTGCCCCTCACCTACATCCTCACTTGTGAGCACGACGTCTTACGGGATGATGGATTCATGTACGCCGCGCGCCTCCGGGCAGCAGGCGTCCCTGTCACCCACGATCACGCCAAGGACACCTTTCATGGGGCCATGTCATTTATCTCCTCGCCATTCAACTTAGCTGTAGGGCACCGGCTGTTGAACAGATATATCGAGTGGTTAAATGAGAATCTATGA